Within Deinococcus actinosclerus, the genomic segment GCGACGGCAGCGCCTTCACAGGTGGCAGCACCCGCGTCGAGGGCGGCCGCCCCGTTCCCGCCTTCACCGGGAACCTGATCGCCCGCGCGGAGGGTGCCCCGCCCGCCCTGCTGACCTGCACCCTGACGGTGGACGCGCAGGAACGGGGCATCGGCGAGTGCTTCGACGGGGCGGGCACCCGCTACGCCCTGCAGTTCTGAACGTGCCGGTGGGGGAGAGGCCGCGCGTGGTGTGCCTGTGCGGCAGCGTGCGTTTCCTGGCCGAGTTCGACGCGGCGTCCCTGTCGGAGACGCTGGCGGGGCGGATCGTCCTGGGTGTCGGCAGTCACCGGCAGCGGGACGAGGACGCCCTGGCGCACCTGAGCAGCGCCGAACGCGAGGCTGCCCTGGAGCGTCTGGGCGAGCTGCACCTGCGCAAGATCGACCTCGCGGACGAGGTGCTGGTCATCAACCCCGGCGGGTACGTGGGGGAGTCCACCCGCCGGGAGATCGCGTACGCCCGGCAGACCGGGAAAGCGGTGCGGAGTCTCGAACCTCTGATGGTGTAGGCGGTCAGGCGAGCAGGCTGACCGCCGGATGCCGCACGCCCGCCACGCGCAGGGTCAGGCGGTCGTCGGGCGTGGCAGTGGGGCGGGCGACCTCGCGCAGCACGTATGCCGGGTCGCCGCGCAGGTCCAGGGTGCGCAGGATGGCCGCGAGGTTCAGCAGGATCAGGCCCTCCGCCATGCCACTGCCCGCGCAGATGTGGGTACCCAGCCCGAACGGCGCGAAGGCCCCGGGGCGGCGGTGCTCCATCCGGCCCGGCGCGAAGCGCCCTGGGTCGAAGGTGCCTGCGTCCGGGAAGCACTCGTCCAGCCCGTGCGGGACGGTCGTGCCGACGATCACCTGCCGACCCTGCGGCACGCGGTACCCCGCGAACTCGAAGTCCTGCGTGACGGTGCGGGTCAGGGCGGGCGCGATGGGATGCAGGCGCAGGCACTCCAGCACGAAGCGGTGCAGGTGCGGCAGGCGGCCCAGGGCCTCCATGCTGGGCGGGCCGTCCCGGAACGCCTCGTCGGCCTCGGCGATCAGGGCGGGCACCAGTTCCGGGTGCCGCCCCACTCGGTACAGCACGAACGCCAGGGTGTTCGCGGCGGTGTCCATGCCCGCGATGAACGCCCCGATGGCCGCCATGCGCAGGTCCAGGTCCGACCAGAAGGCCGGGTCGGCCGCCTGCGCGGTCAGCAGGTCGTCGATCAGGTCCGGTTCGCGCCCTGCCTGTTCCGGGGTGGCGCGGCGGTGCTCGTCGATCAGCGTCTCCACCATCGCCAGCGAGCGGGCCCGCGCCCGGCGGAACCCGGGCAGCGTCTCGGTCAGGCGGGGCCGCTGCCCGGTCACGCGCACCATCAGGGTGGTCTGCACGAACGTCAGCAGGTCGTTCAGGTAGGGTCGGGCCGCGCCGTTCACCACCACGCGTGCCAGCTGCTCGGTGATCACCGCCTTGCAGAACGCCGCGACCGGCAGGTCATCCCCCGCCCGCAGCGGCGCCAGATCCTCCGCCACGACCGAGAGTGCCCGGCGCAGGTTCGCGCCCAGGTACGAGCGGGTGTACGTGCGGCCCTCCACCCGCCGGAACGCGCGGTGCTCCGGGCCGTCCACGCTGATCAGCGAGCGCTGCACGCCGAACGCCTGATCGTTCGGTCGCCACGCCTCCAGCGAGCGCAGCACCCGGCTGGATTCCTTCATGGCCCACACGTTCGCCTCGGGCCCGGCCAGCACGGTGAAGGTGCGGCCCAGGCCGGTCACGTTGAACACCGGGCCGTGCTCGCGGTACGCGCCGGTCAGGAAGGCGCGCAGCCGGTGCGGGAACAGCTGCGTGACGCTCCCGATCACGGGCGGGCCGGGCACGGTGGGAATGACGCGCGGGGAGGACGGCAGGGGCAGGGCGTCGGTCATGATTCACGGTACACTCCCGCACCGCCCACGAAAAAGCCCCGCCGGCCGTCGGGCGGGGCGGGGCTTTCAGGGGCTTGGGGGTTACGCCTGGCCGTACATCACGGCGCGTTTGACTTCCTCGATCAGCTGCGTGATCGGGATGTCGCGCGGGCAGGCTTCCGTGCAGTTGTAGGCGGTGCGGCAGCGCCACACGCCGGTGTTCTGGTTCATGATGCCCAGGCGCTGCTGCGTGGCCTCGTCGCGGGTGTCGAAGATGAAGCGGTGCGCCTGCACGATCGCGGCGGGGCCCAGGTACGAGCCGTTCACCCAGAAGATCGGGCAGGAGGTGGTGCAGCAGGCGCACAGGATGCAGTTGCTGGAGTGCGCCATGCGTTCGGCCTCTTCCTCGGACTGGATGCGCTCGGCGGCGGGGGCCGGGGACTCGTTGATGAAGTACGGCATGATCGCCTTGTACGAGTCGAAGAACGGCTCCATGTCGACGAGCAGGT encodes:
- a CDS encoding cytochrome P450, with amino-acid sequence MTDALPLPSSPRVIPTVPGPPVIGSVTQLFPHRLRAFLTGAYREHGPVFNVTGLGRTFTVLAGPEANVWAMKESSRVLRSLEAWRPNDQAFGVQRSLISVDGPEHRAFRRVEGRTYTRSYLGANLRRALSVVAEDLAPLRAGDDLPVAAFCKAVITEQLARVVVNGAARPYLNDLLTFVQTTLMVRVTGQRPRLTETLPGFRRARARSLAMVETLIDEHRRATPEQAGREPDLIDDLLTAQAADPAFWSDLDLRMAAIGAFIAGMDTAANTLAFVLYRVGRHPELVPALIAEADEAFRDGPPSMEALGRLPHLHRFVLECLRLHPIAPALTRTVTQDFEFAGYRVPQGRQVIVGTTVPHGLDECFPDAGTFDPGRFAPGRMEHRRPGAFAPFGLGTHICAGSGMAEGLILLNLAAILRTLDLRGDPAYVLREVARPTATPDDRLTLRVAGVRHPAVSLLA
- a CDS encoding succinate dehydrogenase iron-sulfur subunit, whose amino-acid sequence is MTQTHAQASSAPVSASVPMLQLKVKVLRFDPEKDKKAYWTTYDVEAQAGDRVLDVINHIKWYLEPSLTFRRSCMHGICGSDAMLINGRNRLACKTLVRDVAKSGGTITVEPIRGLKVEKDLLVDMEPFFDSYKAIMPYFINESPAPAAERIQSEEEAERMAHSSNCILCACCTTSCPIFWVNGSYLGPAAIVQAHRFIFDTRDEATQQRLGIMNQNTGVWRCRTAYNCTEACPRDIPITQLIEEVKRAVMYGQA